A single region of the Candidatus Methylomirabilis lanthanidiphila genome encodes:
- the sigW gene encoding ECF RNA polymerase sigma factor SigW gives MSPRGSSAVVPSIAKPGSSSTEERALVERLGSGDYEAFEAIFRRYVNKVYRQVFRLIGNDAEAEEIVQEVFLAVYQKGTSFRGDSAFSTWLYSLAMNACLTRLRRRKRSREISLDAFLPHYRGDGHHQVRPVFNWADEVEFRLEKDELRELLQNAINQLPPAEKAVIVLSDVEGIPDREIGEALGLSIPAVKARLHRARLFLRGKLADALGYSPA, from the coding sequence ATGAGTCCACGAGGATCAAGCGCAGTCGTACCTTCCATCGCGAAACCCGGATCATCCTCTACGGAGGAGCGTGCGCTTGTCGAGCGGTTAGGGTCCGGCGACTACGAGGCCTTCGAGGCGATCTTCCGCCGGTATGTCAACAAGGTCTATCGGCAGGTCTTCAGGCTGATCGGAAATGACGCGGAGGCCGAAGAGATCGTGCAGGAAGTATTCCTGGCAGTCTATCAGAAGGGCACATCATTTCGAGGCGATTCAGCGTTTTCGACCTGGCTCTACAGCCTCGCCATGAACGCCTGCCTCACCAGGCTTCGCAGGCGGAAGCGAAGCCGGGAAATCAGCCTGGACGCCTTCTTGCCACACTACAGGGGGGATGGCCATCATCAGGTCAGGCCGGTCTTCAACTGGGCTGATGAGGTCGAGTTTCGTCTCGAAAAGGACGAACTACGGGAGCTTCTACAGAACGCCATCAATCAGCTTCCGCCTGCAGAGAAGGCGGTCATCGTCTTGAGTGACGTGGAGGGTATCCCCGATCGCGAAATCGGCGAGGCATTGGGGCTGAGCATTCCGGCGGTGAAGGCGCGGCTCCATCGCGCCCGCCTCTTCCTGCGGGGGAAGCTGGCGGACGCGCTCGGCTACTCACCCGCGTAA